One region of Streptomyces leeuwenhoekii genomic DNA includes:
- the hpnD gene encoding presqualene diphosphate synthase HpnD yields MIRTVESAPHVSAPVLAAYRYCEAVTGQQARNFAYGIRLLPTAKRRAMSALYAFSRRVDDIGDGALTDDVKAARLEDTRALLTRIREGAVTQDDTDPVAVALAHAAGRFPIPLGGLDELIDGVLMDVRGETYETWEDLKVYCRCVAGAIGRLSLGVFGTEPGARGAERAPEYADTLGLALQLTNILRDVREDAEGGRVYLPADDLAKFGCSAGFGGPTPPEGSDFAGLVHFEVRRARALFAEGYRLLPLLDRRSGACVAAMAGIYRRLLDRIERDPAAVLRGRVSLPGREKAYVAVRGLSGLDARHVTRKTVRRRV; encoded by the coding sequence GTGATCCGGACCGTGGAGTCGGCACCGCACGTGTCCGCACCGGTACTCGCCGCCTACCGCTACTGCGAGGCCGTCACCGGGCAGCAGGCCCGCAACTTCGCCTACGGGATCAGGCTGCTGCCCACGGCCAAGCGCCGCGCGATGTCGGCTCTGTACGCGTTCTCGCGCCGCGTCGACGACATCGGCGACGGCGCCCTCACCGACGACGTGAAGGCCGCCCGGCTGGAGGACACCCGGGCGCTGCTCACCCGCATCCGCGAGGGCGCGGTGACGCAGGACGACACCGACCCGGTCGCGGTGGCCCTCGCCCATGCCGCCGGACGGTTCCCGATCCCGCTCGGCGGACTGGACGAGCTGATCGACGGTGTCCTGATGGACGTCCGCGGCGAGACCTACGAGACCTGGGAGGACCTGAAGGTCTACTGCCGCTGTGTGGCCGGCGCCATCGGGCGGCTCTCCCTCGGTGTGTTCGGCACGGAACCGGGGGCGCGTGGAGCCGAGCGCGCGCCCGAGTACGCCGACACGCTCGGGCTCGCGCTCCAACTCACCAACATCCTGCGCGACGTCCGCGAGGACGCCGAGGGCGGGCGGGTCTACCTGCCCGCCGACGACCTCGCCAAATTCGGGTGTTCGGCCGGGTTCGGCGGGCCGACTCCACCGGAGGGCTCCGACTTCGCGGGCCTGGTCCACTTCGAGGTGCGACGGGCCCGCGCCCTTTTCGCCGAGGGATACCGGCTGCTGCCCCTGCTCGACCGCCGCAGCGGGGCCTGCGTCGCGGCCATGGCCGGCATCTACCGCCGGCTGCTGGACCGCATCGAGCGCGACCCGGCGGCCGTGCTGCGCGGCCGGGTCTCGCTCCCGGGGCGCGAGAAGGCGTACGTCGCCGTGCGCGGACTGTCCGGCCTGGACGCCCGGCACGTGACCCGGAAGACCGTCAGGAGGCGCGTTTGA
- a CDS encoding polyprenyl synthetase family protein produces MPPAPTADAVDVTALLERGRTLATPVLRAVVDRLAPPMDTVAAYHFGWIDAQGNPADGDGGKAVRPALAVLSAEVTGAAPEVGVPGAVAVELVHNFSLLHDDLMDGDEQRRHRDTVWKIHGPAQAILVGDALFALAGEALLELGTVEAGRAARRLTAASRALIDGQAQDISYEHRDRVSVEECLEMEGNKTGALLACASSIGAVLGGADDATADALERYGYHLGLAFQAIDDLLGIWGDPEATGKQTWSDLRQRKKSLPVVAALAAGGPASERLGEILAADAKSSDFANFSEEEFAARAALIEEAGGRDWTAEEARRQHTIAIEALDAVDMPDRVRARFTALADFVVVRKR; encoded by the coding sequence GTGCCCCCGGCCCCGACGGCTGACGCGGTGGACGTGACCGCGCTCCTGGAGCGCGGCCGGACCTTGGCCACACCGGTACTGCGCGCGGTCGTCGACCGCCTGGCGCCTCCCATGGACACCGTCGCCGCCTACCACTTCGGCTGGATCGACGCCCAGGGCAACCCGGCGGACGGCGACGGCGGCAAGGCCGTCCGTCCCGCCCTCGCGGTGCTCTCCGCCGAGGTCACCGGCGCCGCGCCCGAGGTGGGCGTCCCCGGCGCCGTCGCCGTGGAACTGGTCCACAACTTCTCGCTGCTCCACGACGACCTGATGGACGGCGACGAGCAGCGCCGCCACCGCGACACGGTCTGGAAGATCCACGGCCCGGCCCAGGCCATCCTGGTCGGCGACGCCCTCTTCGCCCTGGCGGGCGAGGCCCTGCTCGAACTCGGGACCGTGGAGGCGGGCCGGGCCGCCCGCCGTCTCACCGCCGCCTCCCGCGCCCTGATCGACGGCCAGGCCCAGGACATCTCCTACGAGCACCGCGACCGCGTCAGCGTCGAGGAGTGCCTGGAGATGGAGGGCAACAAGACCGGCGCCCTGCTGGCCTGCGCCAGCTCCATCGGCGCGGTCCTCGGCGGCGCCGACGACGCCACCGCCGACGCGCTGGAGCGGTACGGCTACCACCTGGGCCTGGCCTTCCAGGCCATCGACGACCTCCTCGGCATCTGGGGCGACCCGGAGGCCACCGGCAAGCAGACCTGGAGCGACCTGCGCCAGCGCAAGAAGTCGCTGCCGGTCGTCGCCGCGCTCGCGGCGGGCGGTCCCGCCTCCGAGCGGCTGGGCGAGATCCTCGCCGCCGACGCCAAGAGCAGCGACTTCGCGAACTTCTCCGAGGAGGAGTTCGCGGCCCGCGCCGCCCTGATCGAGGAGGCGGGCGGCCGGGACTGGACCGCCGAAGAGGCGCGTCGCCAGCACACCATCGCCATCGAAGCCCTCGACGCCGTCGACATGCCCGACCGTGTGCGGGCCCGCTTCACGGCGCTCGCCGACTTCGTCGTCGTACGAAAGAGATGA
- the shc gene encoding squalene--hopene cyclase — protein MTATTDGSTGATLPPRAAAASETDSTVPEAAGVPEAAARAMRRATDFLLARQDAEGWWKGDLETNVTMDAEDLMLRQFLGILDEDTTRAAALFVRGEQREDGTWATFHGGPGDLSATIEAYVALRLAGDAPDAPHMARASAWIREQGGIAASRVFTRIWLALFGWWKWEDLPELPPEIIYFPTWLPLNIYDFGCWARQTIVPLTIVSAKRPVRPAPFPLDELHTDPAHPNPAKPLAPAASWDGAFQRIDKALHAFRRVAPRRLRRAAMNTAARWIIERQENDGCWGGIQPPAVYSIIALYLLGYDLQHPVMRAGLQSLDRFAVRREDGARMIEACQSPVWDTCLATIALADAGLPADHPQLVKAADWMLGEQVVRPGDWSVRRPGLPPGGWAFEFHNDNYPDIDDTAEVVLALRRVKHHDPERVEKAIGRGVRWNLGMQSKNGAWGAFDVDNTSPFPNRLPFCDFGEVIDPPSADVTAHVVEMLAVEGLAHDPRTRRGVEWLLAEQEPDGSWFGRWGVNYVYGTGSVVPALVAAGLPGSHPAIRRAVAWLESVQNDDGGWGEDLRSYRDAAKWSGRGASTASQTAWALMALLAAGERDSQAVERGIQWLATTQREDGSWDEPYFTGTGFPWDFSINYHLYRQVFPLTALGRYVNGEPAVLTGPTANRPLAEAKGS, from the coding sequence ATGACAGCGACGACCGACGGAAGCACCGGGGCCACCCTGCCGCCCCGCGCTGCCGCGGCCAGCGAAACCGACAGCACCGTCCCCGAGGCGGCCGGGGTACCGGAAGCCGCCGCCCGCGCCATGCGGCGCGCCACCGACTTCCTGCTCGCCCGGCAGGACGCCGAAGGCTGGTGGAAGGGCGACCTCGAGACCAACGTCACCATGGACGCCGAGGACCTGATGCTCCGCCAGTTCCTCGGCATCCTGGACGAGGACACCACCCGCGCCGCCGCCCTCTTCGTCCGCGGCGAGCAGCGCGAGGACGGCACCTGGGCCACGTTCCACGGCGGCCCCGGCGACCTGTCCGCCACCATCGAGGCGTACGTCGCCCTCCGCCTGGCCGGCGACGCGCCCGACGCCCCCCACATGGCGAGGGCCTCCGCCTGGATCCGCGAGCAGGGCGGCATCGCCGCCTCCCGCGTCTTCACCCGCATCTGGCTCGCCCTGTTCGGCTGGTGGAAGTGGGAGGACCTGCCCGAACTCCCGCCGGAGATCATCTACTTCCCCACCTGGCTGCCGCTCAACATCTACGACTTCGGCTGCTGGGCCCGGCAGACCATCGTGCCGCTGACCATCGTCTCGGCGAAGCGCCCCGTACGGCCCGCGCCCTTCCCCCTCGACGAGCTGCACACCGACCCCGCCCACCCGAACCCCGCCAAGCCCCTGGCACCGGCCGCGAGCTGGGACGGCGCCTTCCAGCGGATCGACAAGGCGCTGCACGCCTTCCGCAGGGTGGCGCCCCGCCGGCTGCGCAGGGCCGCCATGAACACCGCCGCGCGCTGGATCATCGAACGGCAGGAGAACGACGGCTGCTGGGGCGGCATCCAGCCGCCGGCCGTGTACTCGATCATCGCGCTGTACCTGCTGGGCTACGACCTCCAGCACCCGGTGATGCGGGCGGGCCTGCAGTCGCTGGACCGGTTCGCCGTCCGGCGCGAGGACGGCGCCCGCATGATCGAAGCCTGCCAGTCCCCGGTGTGGGACACCTGCCTGGCCACCATCGCCCTGGCCGACGCCGGCCTGCCCGCCGATCACCCCCAGTTGGTGAAGGCCGCCGACTGGATGCTCGGCGAGCAGGTGGTGCGCCCCGGCGACTGGTCGGTGCGCAGGCCCGGACTCCCGCCCGGCGGCTGGGCGTTCGAGTTCCACAACGACAACTACCCCGACATCGACGACACCGCCGAGGTGGTCCTCGCGCTGCGCCGCGTCAAGCACCACGACCCGGAGCGGGTGGAGAAGGCCATCGGACGCGGAGTTCGCTGGAACCTCGGCATGCAGTCGAAGAACGGGGCCTGGGGCGCCTTCGACGTCGACAACACCAGCCCCTTCCCCAACCGGCTGCCGTTCTGCGACTTCGGCGAGGTCATCGACCCGCCGTCCGCGGACGTCACCGCGCATGTCGTGGAGATGCTCGCCGTCGAGGGCCTGGCCCACGACCCGCGCACCCGGCGCGGAGTCGAGTGGCTGCTGGCCGAACAGGAGCCGGACGGCTCGTGGTTCGGCCGCTGGGGCGTCAACTACGTCTACGGCACGGGATCGGTGGTCCCCGCCCTGGTCGCGGCCGGCCTCCCCGGCTCCCATCCGGCGATCCGCCGGGCGGTCGCCTGGCTGGAGTCGGTCCAGAACGACGACGGAGGCTGGGGCGAGGACCTGCGGTCCTACCGGGACGCCGCGAAGTGGAGCGGCCGGGGTGCCTCGACCGCCTCCCAGACGGCCTGGGCGCTGATGGCCCTGCTCGCGGCGGGGGAGCGGGACTCCCAGGCCGTCGAGCGCGGCATCCAGTGGCTCGCCACCACCCAGCGGGAGGACGGCTCCTGGGACGAGCCCTACTTCACCGGCACCGGCTTCCCCTGGGACTTCTCCATCAACTACCACCTCTACCGTCAGGTCTTCCCGCTCACCGCGCTCGGCCGGTACGTGAACGGAGAGCCCGCCGTCCTGACCGGGCCCACCGCGAACCGGCCCCTCGCCGAGGCGAAGGGGAGCTGA
- a CDS encoding aspartate aminotransferase family protein gives MTTEFDLGALLAERGAERYELHTRHLNHQLPRMLRTIGFDKVYERAEGAYFWDADGNDYLDMLAGFGVMGLGRHHPVVRKALHDVLDASLADLTRFDCQPLPGLLAERLLSYSPHLDRVFFGNSGTEAVEGALKFARYATGKPRILYCEHAFHGLTTGSLSVNGEDGFRDGFAPLLPDTAVPLGDLDALEREVRKGDVAALIVEPVQGKGVYEAPPGYLRAAQELLHRHKALLIADEVQTGLGRTGRFYAYQHEEGVEPDLVCVAKALSGGYVPVGATVGKDWIFKKVYSSMDRVLVHSASFGSNAQAMAAGLAVLSVLDSDKVVANAAATGESLRSRLAALVDKYELLAEVRGRGLMIGIEFGRPRSLKLRSRWTMLQAARKGLFAQMVVVPLLQRHRILTQVSGDHLEVIKLIPPLIIGEREVDRFVDAFTAVMDDAHEGGGLLWDFGRTLVRQAMANR, from the coding sequence ATGACCACGGAGTTCGACCTCGGCGCGCTCCTGGCCGAGCGCGGAGCCGAACGCTACGAGCTGCACACCCGGCACCTGAATCACCAGCTCCCGCGCATGCTGCGCACCATCGGCTTCGACAAGGTCTACGAACGGGCCGAGGGCGCGTACTTCTGGGACGCGGACGGCAACGACTACCTCGACATGCTCGCCGGTTTCGGCGTGATGGGCCTGGGCCGCCACCACCCCGTCGTCCGCAAGGCGCTGCACGACGTCCTGGACGCCTCGCTCGCCGACCTCACCCGCTTCGACTGCCAGCCGCTGCCCGGACTGCTGGCCGAGCGGCTCCTGTCGTACAGCCCGCACCTGGACCGCGTGTTCTTCGGCAACAGCGGTACGGAGGCGGTCGAGGGCGCGCTGAAGTTCGCCCGGTACGCGACCGGGAAACCGCGGATCCTGTACTGCGAGCACGCCTTCCACGGCCTGACCACCGGGTCCCTGTCCGTCAACGGCGAGGACGGCTTCCGCGACGGCTTCGCCCCGCTGCTGCCCGACACGGCCGTCCCGCTCGGCGACCTGGACGCGCTGGAGAGGGAGGTGCGCAAGGGCGACGTCGCCGCCCTGATCGTCGAGCCGGTCCAGGGCAAGGGCGTGTACGAGGCCCCGCCCGGATATCTGCGTGCCGCGCAGGAGCTGCTCCACCGGCACAAGGCGCTGCTCATCGCCGACGAGGTGCAGACGGGCCTGGGCCGCACCGGCCGCTTCTACGCCTACCAGCACGAGGAGGGTGTGGAACCGGATCTCGTGTGCGTGGCCAAGGCGCTGTCCGGCGGCTATGTGCCGGTGGGCGCCACGGTGGGCAAGGACTGGATCTTCAAGAAGGTGTACTCGTCGATGGACCGGGTGCTGGTCCACTCGGCGAGCTTCGGCTCCAACGCACAGGCCATGGCGGCCGGGCTCGCCGTGCTGTCCGTCCTGGACAGCGACAAGGTCGTCGCGAACGCCGCGGCCACCGGGGAGTCGCTGCGGTCCCGCCTGGCGGCCCTGGTCGACAAGTACGAACTGCTCGCCGAGGTCCGAGGCCGGGGCCTGATGATCGGTATCGAGTTCGGCAGGCCGAGGTCGCTGAAGCTGCGCAGCCGGTGGACCATGCTGCAGGCCGCCCGCAAGGGACTGTTCGCGCAGATGGTGGTCGTGCCGCTGCTGCAACGGCACCGTATCCTCACCCAGGTCTCCGGTGACCACCTGGAGGTGATCAAACTGATCCCGCCGCTGATCATCGGTGAGCGGGAGGTGGACCGGTTCGTCGACGCCTTCACCGCCGTCATGGACGACGCGCACGAGGGCGGCGGTCTGCTGTGGGACTTCGGCAGGACGCTGGTCAGGCAGGCGATGGCCAACCGCTGA
- a CDS encoding DUF6126 family protein: MKDMEEKFPRALWVRLIVYIAVGHVFAAFIYLLFEVGAK; the protein is encoded by the coding sequence ATGAAGGACATGGAAGAGAAGTTCCCGCGCGCCCTGTGGGTGCGGCTCATCGTCTACATCGCCGTCGGGCACGTCTTCGCGGCCTTCATCTACCTGCTCTTCGAGGTCGGCGCCAAGTAG
- the hpnE gene encoding hydroxysqualene dehydroxylase HpnE — MTHGNDAAPKGPLADAGTRSARHAVVVGGGLAGVTAALTLADAGVRVTLLEGRPRLGGLAFSFRRGGLTVDNGQHVYLRCCTAYRWFLDRIEGAALAPLQDRLDVPVVDLDRPAGRRLGRLRRDALPVPLHLGRSLATYPHLSLADRARVGRAALALRGLDLADPSLDSQDFGSWLAAHGQSPRAVEALWDLVGVATLNAVAGDASLALAAMVFKTGLLSDPGAADIGWARVPLGDLHDRLARKALDAAGVRTEVRTRVTAVCAAAGGGWRVRVPGQTLDADAVVLAVPQREAHALLPEGALDAPERLLEIGTAPILNVHVVYDREVLGVPFLTALGTPLQWVFDRTEASGLTRGQYLAVSQSAAQEEIDAPVAVLRERYLPELERLLPRARGAEVKDFFVTRERTATFAPAPGVGRLRPGARTKAPGLYLAGAWTATGWPATMESAVRSGVGAAGAALGALGRSRDLLPDFFEEAA; from the coding sequence ATGACCCACGGCAACGACGCGGCGCCGAAGGGACCCCTCGCGGACGCCGGGACCCGCTCCGCGCGCCACGCCGTCGTGGTCGGCGGCGGCCTCGCCGGCGTCACGGCGGCGCTCACCCTCGCCGACGCCGGGGTGCGCGTCACCCTGCTGGAAGGCCGGCCGCGGCTGGGCGGGCTCGCCTTCTCCTTCCGGCGCGGCGGCCTGACCGTCGACAACGGCCAGCACGTGTACCTGCGCTGCTGCACCGCCTACCGGTGGTTCCTCGACCGCATCGAGGGGGCGGCGCTGGCGCCGTTGCAGGACCGCCTCGACGTGCCCGTCGTCGACCTGGACCGGCCGGCGGGACGGCGGCTGGGCCGACTGCGGCGCGACGCCCTGCCCGTACCCCTGCACCTGGGGCGGAGCCTGGCCACGTACCCGCACCTCTCGCTCGCCGACCGCGCCAGGGTGGGCCGGGCCGCGCTCGCGCTGCGCGGCCTGGACCTCGCCGACCCCTCGCTGGACAGCCAGGACTTCGGTAGCTGGCTGGCCGCGCACGGCCAGTCGCCGCGTGCCGTCGAGGCACTGTGGGACCTGGTGGGGGTCGCCACCCTCAACGCGGTCGCGGGCGACGCCTCCCTGGCCCTGGCCGCGATGGTGTTCAAAACCGGTCTGCTGTCCGACCCGGGCGCGGCCGACATCGGCTGGGCCCGCGTCCCGCTGGGCGACCTGCACGACCGGCTGGCCCGCAAGGCGCTCGACGCCGCCGGTGTCCGCACCGAGGTCCGCACCCGCGTCACCGCCGTCTGCGCCGCCGCCGGCGGCGGCTGGCGCGTGCGCGTTCCCGGCCAGACGCTCGACGCGGACGCGGTCGTGCTCGCCGTACCGCAGCGCGAGGCGCACGCCCTGCTCCCCGAGGGCGCGCTGGACGCCCCCGAAAGGCTGCTGGAGATCGGCACCGCGCCGATCCTCAACGTGCACGTCGTCTACGACCGCGAGGTCCTGGGCGTACCGTTCCTCACCGCCCTCGGCACCCCCCTGCAATGGGTGTTCGACCGGACCGAGGCGTCCGGGCTGACGCGGGGCCAGTACCTGGCGGTCTCCCAGTCGGCCGCCCAGGAAGAGATCGACGCGCCCGTGGCCGTGCTGCGCGAGCGGTACCTGCCCGAGCTGGAGCGGCTGCTTCCCCGCGCTCGCGGCGCCGAGGTGAAGGACTTCTTCGTGACCAGGGAGCGCACCGCGACCTTCGCTCCCGCCCCCGGCGTCGGACGCCTCAGGCCCGGCGCCCGCACCAAGGCACCCGGCCTGTACCTGGCCGGGGCGTGGACCGCCACCGGGTGGCCCGCGACGATGGAGAGTGCGGTCCGCAGCGGCGTCGGCGCGGCGGGCGCCGCGCTCGGCGCCCTGGGCCGGTCCCGCGATCTCCTCCCCGACTTCTTCGAGGAGGCGGCATGA
- the dxs gene encoding 1-deoxy-D-xylulose-5-phosphate synthase: MTILETIRGPHDLKALPEAQLGRLSGEIRDFLVRAVARTGGHLGPNLGVVELTLALHRVFASPVDRILWDTGHQSYVHKLLTGRQDFSKLRGKGGLSGYPSREESEHDVIENSHASTSLGWADGLAKARAVRGEGGHVVAVIGDGALTGGMAWEALNNIAAARDRPLIIVVNDNERSYAPTIGGLAHHLAALRTTDGYEKALAWGKDVLRRTPVVGNTVYEALHGAKKGLKEAFAPQGLFEDLGLKYVGPVDGHDIGAVESALRRAKRFHGPVLVHCLTEKGRGYEPALAHEEDHFHTVGVMDPRTCEPLAPARGPSWTSVFGEEMVRIGEEREDVVAITAAMLHPVGLGAFAERFPDRVWDVGIAEQHAAVSAAGLATGGLHPVVAVYATFLNRAFDQLLMDVALHRCGVTFVLDRAGVTGADGPSHNGMWDLSVLQVVPGLRIAAPRDAGELRAQLREAVAVDDAPTLLRFPKETAGPAIPAVDRIGGMDVLHAADRPEVLLVAVGVMAPVCLKAAELLQARGIGCTVVDPRWVKPVDAALPSLAARHRLVAVVEDNSRAAGVGSAVALALGDADVDVPVRRFGIPEQFLAHAKRAEVLADIGLTPVEVAGRIGASLAAAERPAPDHRTVPPVRGEAE; this comes from the coding sequence GTGACCATTCTGGAGACCATCCGGGGACCACATGACCTGAAGGCGCTGCCCGAGGCGCAGCTCGGGCGACTGTCCGGCGAGATACGCGACTTCCTGGTGCGGGCGGTCGCCCGGACCGGCGGCCACCTCGGACCCAACCTGGGGGTGGTGGAGCTCACCCTCGCGCTCCACCGGGTCTTCGCCTCGCCGGTCGACCGCATCCTGTGGGACACCGGGCACCAGAGCTACGTCCACAAACTGCTGACCGGGCGGCAGGACTTCTCCAAACTGCGCGGAAAGGGCGGGCTGTCCGGATATCCGTCGCGGGAGGAGTCCGAGCACGACGTCATCGAGAACAGCCATGCCTCCACCTCGCTGGGCTGGGCCGACGGTCTCGCCAAGGCCCGCGCGGTGCGCGGGGAGGGCGGGCATGTCGTCGCCGTCATCGGCGACGGCGCCCTCACCGGCGGCATGGCCTGGGAGGCGCTGAACAACATCGCGGCGGCCCGGGACCGGCCGCTGATCATCGTCGTCAACGACAACGAGCGCTCCTACGCGCCGACCATCGGCGGCCTCGCCCACCACTTGGCGGCCCTGCGCACCACCGACGGCTACGAGAAGGCGCTGGCCTGGGGTAAGGACGTCCTGCGGCGCACCCCCGTGGTCGGCAACACCGTCTACGAGGCCCTGCACGGCGCGAAGAAGGGGCTCAAGGAAGCCTTCGCCCCGCAGGGCCTGTTCGAGGACCTGGGCCTGAAGTACGTCGGCCCCGTCGACGGGCACGACATCGGTGCCGTCGAGTCGGCACTGCGGCGCGCGAAACGCTTCCACGGGCCGGTGCTGGTCCACTGCCTCACCGAGAAGGGCCGCGGCTACGAACCCGCCCTCGCCCACGAGGAGGACCACTTCCACACCGTCGGGGTGATGGACCCGCGTACCTGCGAGCCGCTCGCCCCCGCCCGCGGGCCGTCGTGGACCTCGGTGTTCGGCGAGGAGATGGTGCGGATCGGCGAGGAACGCGAGGACGTCGTGGCCATCACGGCGGCCATGCTGCACCCGGTCGGGCTCGGCGCCTTCGCCGAGCGCTTCCCCGACCGGGTGTGGGACGTCGGCATCGCCGAGCAGCACGCGGCCGTCTCCGCGGCCGGACTGGCCACCGGCGGGCTGCACCCCGTCGTCGCCGTCTACGCCACCTTCCTCAACCGCGCCTTCGACCAGCTCCTGATGGACGTGGCGCTGCACCGCTGCGGCGTGACCTTCGTCCTGGACCGGGCCGGCGTCACGGGCGCCGACGGCCCCTCGCACAACGGCATGTGGGACCTGTCCGTCCTCCAGGTCGTCCCCGGACTGCGCATCGCCGCGCCGCGGGACGCCGGCGAGCTGCGCGCCCAGCTCCGCGAGGCCGTCGCCGTCGACGACGCGCCGACGCTGCTGCGCTTCCCGAAGGAGACCGCCGGCCCGGCGATCCCCGCGGTGGACCGGATCGGCGGGATGGACGTCCTGCACGCGGCGGACCGCCCCGAGGTGCTGCTCGTGGCCGTCGGGGTGATGGCGCCCGTCTGCCTGAAGGCCGCAGAGCTGCTTCAGGCCCGCGGTATCGGGTGCACCGTCGTCGACCCCCGCTGGGTCAAGCCCGTCGACGCGGCGCTGCCGTCCCTGGCCGCCCGGCACCGGCTGGTCGCCGTCGTCGAGGACAACAGCCGCGCCGCCGGTGTCGGCTCGGCGGTGGCCCTGGCGCTGGGCGACGCCGACGTCGACGTACCGGTACGGCGCTTCGGCATCCCGGAGCAGTTCCTGGCACACGCCAAGCGCGCCGAGGTGCTCGCCGACATCGGTCTCACACCGGTCGAGGTCGCCGGGCGGATCGGCGCGAGCCTGGCCGCCGCCGAGCGGCCGGCACCGGACCACCGGACCGTCCCGCCCGTTCGAGGAGAAGCTGAATGA
- a CDS encoding helix-turn-helix domain-containing protein produces the protein MSLPESGPPGPGEPVAVVAPRLRALRRRAGLTLEAAARAAGLSPAHLSRLETGHRQPSLPMLLALARIYATTVSELLGEAAADRDAVVRAADMEPTPAGGWTYWQAGAAGRGMQALRVHVPHGSQGDIVRVHPGEEWLYVLSGRLRLRLGDATHRLAPGDSAHFDSLTPHRIAAQDPDGVELLFVHTLLQSPTASLCLGPNPGVTP, from the coding sequence ATGAGTCTTCCCGAGTCCGGGCCGCCCGGCCCCGGCGAGCCGGTGGCTGTCGTCGCGCCCCGGCTGCGTGCCCTGCGGCGGCGCGCCGGCCTCACCCTGGAGGCCGCCGCCCGCGCCGCCGGGCTGTCGCCCGCTCACCTCTCCCGCCTGGAGACCGGACACCGTCAGCCGTCCCTGCCGATGCTGCTCGCCCTGGCCCGGATCTACGCCACCACCGTCTCCGAGCTGCTCGGCGAGGCGGCCGCGGACCGGGACGCCGTCGTCCGCGCCGCCGACATGGAGCCGACGCCCGCGGGCGGCTGGACGTACTGGCAGGCCGGCGCGGCCGGCCGCGGCATGCAGGCCCTGCGGGTCCATGTGCCCCACGGCTCCCAGGGCGACATCGTCCGCGTGCACCCCGGCGAGGAGTGGCTCTATGTGCTCAGCGGGCGGCTGCGGCTGCGTCTCGGGGACGCCACCCACCGGCTGGCCCCCGGCGACAGCGCGCACTTCGACTCGCTGACCCCGCACCGGATCGCCGCCCAGGACCCCGACGGGGTCGAGCTGCTCTTCGTCCACACCCTGCTGCAGAGCCCCACGGCCTCGCTGTGCCTGGGCCCGAACCCCGGAGTGACGCCATGA
- the hpnH gene encoding adenosyl-hopene transferase HpnH: MAMPLRQSIKVATYLAEQKLRRRDKFPLIVELEPLFACNLKCEGCGKIQHPAGVLKQRMPVAQAVGAVLESGAPMVSIAGGEPLMHPQIDEIVRQLVAKRKYVFLCTNAMLLRKKMDKFRPSPYFAFAVHIDGLRERHDASVAKEGVFDEAVAAIKEAKRRGFRVTTNSTFFNTDTPQTVIEVLDYLNDELQVDEMMISPAYAYEKAPDQEHFLGVEQTRELFRKAFSGGNRRRWRLNHSPLFLDFLEGRVDFPCTAWAIPNYSLFGWQRPCYLMSDGYVSTYRELIEETDWDRYGRGRDPRCANCMAHCGYEPTAVLATTGSLKESLRALRETVSGNRG; this comes from the coding sequence ATGGCCATGCCGCTGCGCCAGTCCATCAAGGTCGCTACATACTTGGCTGAACAAAAGCTCCGCCGGCGGGACAAGTTCCCGCTCATCGTCGAGCTGGAACCGCTCTTCGCGTGCAATCTGAAGTGCGAGGGCTGCGGCAAGATCCAGCACCCGGCCGGAGTCCTCAAGCAGCGCATGCCCGTCGCCCAGGCCGTGGGGGCCGTTCTGGAGTCGGGCGCCCCGATGGTGTCCATCGCCGGCGGCGAGCCCCTGATGCACCCGCAGATCGACGAGATCGTGCGGCAATTGGTGGCCAAACGCAAATACGTCTTCCTGTGCACCAATGCCATGCTGCTGCGCAAGAAGATGGACAAGTTCCGGCCCTCTCCCTACTTCGCCTTCGCGGTGCACATCGACGGACTGCGCGAGCGGCACGACGCCTCCGTCGCGAAAGAGGGCGTGTTCGACGAGGCGGTGGCGGCCATCAAGGAGGCCAAGCGGCGCGGCTTCCGGGTCACCACCAACTCGACCTTCTTCAACACCGACACCCCGCAGACCGTCATCGAGGTGCTCGACTACCTCAACGACGAGCTCCAGGTCGACGAGATGATGATCTCGCCCGCCTACGCCTACGAGAAGGCCCCCGACCAGGAGCACTTCCTCGGCGTGGAGCAGACCCGCGAGCTGTTCAGGAAGGCGTTCTCCGGCGGCAACCGGCGCCGCTGGCGGCTGAACCACTCGCCGCTGTTCCTGGACTTCCTGGAGGGCAGGGTCGACTTCCCGTGCACCGCGTGGGCGATCCCGAACTACTCCCTCTTCGGCTGGCAGCGCCCCTGCTACCTGATGAGCGACGGGTACGTGTCCACCTACCGGGAGCTGATCGAGGAGACCGACTGGGACCGGTACGGCCGCGGCAGGGACCCGCGCTGCGCCAACTGCATGGCGCACTGCGGCTACGAGCCCACCGCCGTCCTGGCCACCACCGGCTCCCTGAAGGAGTCCCTGCGCGCCCTGCGCGAGACCGTGTCCGGAAACCGGGGCTGA
- a CDS encoding DUF6380 family protein, translating into MGTPVRTEAIGDQRRSTHRWRAASLTETVGRAPFARHGHRTGKGAP; encoded by the coding sequence ATGGGAACACCGGTGCGAACGGAGGCCATCGGTGACCAGAGGCGGTCAACCCACCGGTGGCGCGCCGCGTCCCTGACTGAGACGGTCGGTCGTGCACCGTTCGCACGCCACGGCCACCGCACAGGGAAGGGCGCACCATGA